A window from Melitaea cinxia chromosome 5, ilMelCinx1.1, whole genome shotgun sequence encodes these proteins:
- the LOC123653986 gene encoding kelch domain-containing protein 10 homolog, producing MSSVNKDYIFEPYKVTEVKYRGFTSPRPRSGHRIACDDVNVYCFGGYNPYLPLNTIQRNNPTWTPAMPLFKELWSFCIATKKWTHHKVIENMPEELASNAMCMNGNFLMIYGGTGAPFGTKCSNDVITWRTCRGDARLQILNVTGTRPPGQYGQSILCHDGYFYTIGGTNGFAYNCDIYRLDLRTMIWEPVFIGTGQEGEPLGRYRHEIAIVGNKLYIIGGGTGEIAFELMDIPMFDVETKTWSKLIPKADDSTKETIVPLGRKCHSAVQINTLNGAQVFVAGGTDVGVVFDDIWKLNVPEMQWQLMKKTVLPHPLYFHSSTVTSYGCMYIFGGIEPKDNENRRNNTMYKVWLCIPKLSEICWEAILSFYPSIDHVDRSTLLNVGIPRHFVDRVHL from the exons ATGAGTTCagtaaataaagattatatatttGAACCTTATAAAGTTACGGAGGTTAAATATCGTGGGTTTACAAGTCCCCGGCCGCGAAGTGGTCACAGGATAGCATGTGACGACGTAAATGTTTACTGTTTTGGTGGCTATAATCCATATTTACCTCTTAATACCATACAAAGGAACAATCCAACATGGACACCTGCTATGCCTTTATTTAAGGAACTTTGGAGTTTTTGTATAGCTACTAAGAAATGGACACACCACAAAGTAATAGAGAATATGCCAGAAGAATTAGCTTCGAATGCTATGTGTATGAATGGAAACTTTTTAATG ATATATGGAGGCACAGGTGCACCATTTGGAACTAAATGCAGTAATGATGTAATAACATGGCGCACTTGCAGAGGAGATGCAAGGCTGCAGATTTTAAATGTTACAGGAACGAGGCCTCCAGGGCAATATGGACAGTCGATATTGTGCCACGATGGTTACTTTTATACTATTGGTGGCACAAATGGATTTGCATATAACTGTGATATTTATAG gTTAGATCTACGAACAATGATCTGGGAGCCAGTATTCATTGGTACTGGACAAGAAGGCGAACCTTTAGGTAGATATAGACATGAAATTGCTATAGTaggaaataaattatacattattggAGGAGGTACAGGAGAAATAGCATTTGAACTTATGGATATTCCAATGTTTGATGTAGAAACAAAAACGTGGAGTAAATTAATACCAAAAGCAGATGATTCTACTAAAGAAACCATAGTTCCTTTAGGGAGAAAGTGTCACAGTGCAGtgcaaataaatactttaaatggTGCTCAAGTGTTTGTGGCTGGTGGGACTGATGTAGGAGTTGTTTTTGATGATATATGGAAGTTAAATGTGCCAGAAATGCAATGGcagttaatgaaaaaaacagTTCTTCCTCACCCATTGTATTTTCATTCTTCCACTGTAACTTCTTAtggttgtatgtatatatttggtGGTATTGAACCCAAGGACAATGAAAATAGAAGAAACAATACTATGTATAAAGTATGGTTGTGTATACCAAAGTTAAGTGAGATTTGTTGGGAGGCAATACTTAGTTTTTATCCTAGTATTGACCATGTTGACAGATCAACTTTATTGAATGTGGGAATACCGAGACATTTTGTTGATAGAGTGCATTTATAA
- the LOC123653454 gene encoding RING finger protein 10 — translation MLEESRMDKKSINRSVLQQPRASAIDCKKSTAELTHKPWPRSNKKREGPGSVPKNESVRKNMPSPRGRGQMDKRPRTRGATNFPLGGTQNTGIEDDDEPEIGSVFTPGSKKQNLNHLLNFMYPSRGGTGECGRVPALRRKAQQWVSYKHEHDLYLRAYCQFVVKEDADDMLNILDPDMPLKWDLIEEIVVRSTGKSECPICLGTPVAGRVGRCGHVYCWACILHYAAVHEKQPPPCPVCATSLQVTDMKPAKIVQWESPAEEVTMRLVRRLRGSNFVEVAPPRGQLKETKEQRILPLETLYEAPYAKLFFATKQQVIDILERDRNEIKNQILAEIDTTEIIYLEQALEMLQLKEQKIKMQYEQPKTVQSSVPEEFVLTVCEKLEVNGKKLDWFDVTDEGATCLEVLENEMGTLKIESNLNPDAKAFQCDINDNQVEEFPLIESALQHDDTCDNTIYTDIDKQNQTKYFYFYQSDDGQQVFLNSLNVRVLNATWGCLAAAPSVIRGRVLQRNTLSLNDQTRKQMPYTTHLPLHCSFDIVELDLQPPYVTNEALGNFAAEIERRARNRAKHKRDERRRERDHRRKMEGPPKPDFSSEVLFPSALPTYSSSQPTFSSSPRQMETFTNMDQSPSTSSILSSETEQASPSTSSSSPGLSFAKMASASGTWRVRKATPPSPPPIEDESTGPRTMVLSDAIEAALHANSVQPSGKKNKKSKQKLLFATGMHRAP, via the exons ATGTTGGAAGAATCCAGGATGGACAAGAAATCTATAAACCGTTCCGTCTTACAACAGCCGAGGGCCTCCGCCATCGACTGTAAAAAAAGTACAGCAG AATTGACGCATAAACCTTGGCCACGGAGCAATAAGAAACGCGAAGGACCTGGCAGTGTACCCAAAAATGAATCTGTTCGAAAGAATATGCCATCGCCGAGGGGTAGAGGTCAAATGGATAAGCGGCCGCGCACCCGCGGTGCCACCAATTTCCCTCTGGGTGGAACGCAGAACACCgg GATAGAGGATGATGATGAACCTGAAATAGGGTCTGTGTTTACACCTGGAAGCAAGAAACAAAACTTGAACCATTTACTGAACTTCATGTATCCCTCCCGTGGTGGTACCGGGGAATGCGGAAGGGTACCGGCATTGCGTCGTAAGGCCCAACAATGGGTCTCATACAAACATGAACATGATCTCTACCTCCGAGCATA cTGTCAGTTTGTGGTCAAGGAAGATGCGGATGACATGTTAAATATACTGGACCCTGATATGCCTCTTAAGTGGGATCTAATTGAGGAAATT GTGGTCAGAAGCACCGGTAAATCTGAATGCCCAATATGCTTGGGTACGCCCGTTGCCGGGAGAGTTGGACGTTGCGGGCATGTTTACTGCTGGGCGTGTATCTTGCATTATGCTGCTGTTCATGAGAAGCAGCCCCCCCCATGCCCCGTCTGTGCAACCTCATTACAAGTTACTGATATGAAACCAGCAAAGATAGTGCAGTGGGAATCTCCAGCTGAAGAG gtaaCCATGCGTCTCGTCCGACGTTTACGTGGTTCAAATTTTGTGGAAGTTGCACCACCTCGCGGTCAATTGAAAGAAACTAAAGAACAGCGTATTCTGCCTCTAGAAACTCTCTATGAGGCTCCATATGCCAAACTGTTCTTTGCTACAAAGCAACAA GTTATTGACATTTTGGAAAGAGacagaaatgaaataaaaaaccaaatattAGCCGAGATAGATACAACTGAAATAATCTACCTGGAACAAGCATTGGAAATGCTTCAgttaaaagaacaaaaaatcaaaatgcaATATGAACAACCAAAAACTGTACAATCTTCTGTACCTGAAGAATTTGTACTGACGGTATGTGAGAAACTAGAGGTTAATGGGAAAAAATTAGATTGGTTTGATGTAACTGATGAAGGAGCTACATGCTTAGAAGTACTTGAAAATGAAATGGGAACTTTGAAAATTGAATCTAACTTGAACCCAGATGCGAAAGCCTTTCAATGTGACATCAATGACAACCAAGTTGAAGAATTTCCACTCATAGAGAGTGCTCTACAGCATGATGACACTTGTGACAATACAATTTATACGGATATTGACAAGCAAAATCAGACTAAGTACTTTTATTTCTACCAAT CTGACGATGGCCAACAAGTGTTCCTTAACAGCCTAAATGTACGGGTATTAAATGCTACATGGGGCTGTCTTGCCGCCGCGCCGTCCGTTATCCGCGGACGCGTACTACAACGTAACACATTGTCGCTAAATGACcag ACAAGAAAACAGATGCCCTATACTACCCACTTACCTCTACATTGCTCCTTTGATATTGTGGAACTGGATCTACAGCCACCTTATGTAACCAATGAAGCTCTTGGAAATTTTGCAG CTGAAATTGAACGTCGGGCAAGGAATCGAGCCAAACATAAGCGAGATGAACGACGCCGAGAGAGAGATCATCGTCGTAAGATGGAAGGCCCTCCGAAACCAGACTTTTCGTCGGAAGTATTGTTCCCATCTGCTCTCCCTACATACAGTAGTTCACAGCCTACCTTTAGTAGTAGTCCTCGACAAATGGAAACTTTCACTAATATGGATCAATCTCCATCCACGAGTTCTATTTTAAGTTCAGAAACAGAACAGGCAAGCCCTTCTACAAGTTCTTCTTCACCAGGACTTTCATTTGCTaag ATGGCTAGTGCTAGTGGTACTTGGCGTGTACGTAAGGCAACACCTCCGTCTCCTCCGCCCATCGAAGATGAATCGACTGGTCCTCGCACTATGGTGCTAAGCGACGCCATAGAAGCCGCATTACATGCCAATTCTGTACAGCCatcaggaaaaaaaaataaaaaatctaaacaaaAGCTTCTTTTCGCTACAGGAATGCATCGCGCACCTTAA